In one window of uncultured Desulfovibrio sp. DNA:
- a CDS encoding respiratory chain complex I subunit 1 family protein, which produces MFTMQSLSWPVSLLLAAAQTLLLLLLAPLLSGISRKIRARMHSRLGPLGAAGVLQDYRDLAKLMTRQEVAPAQSGIIFRIMPFVLIASAAAIAMTLPLMVTGSQMASAADLITLLYLFALYRFFFALSGLDSGSPFAGMGASREMLLGVLVEPVLMLALLVAALIAGSTNLGIISEIFRQNWGGSMPTAAALAMVACAFAVFIEMGKIPFDYPEAEQELQEGPLTEYSGPGLAMVCLGVKFKQAVVASVFISVFLPFGNVTPESLSAVSVLVATVIFVLKLLVIFVLASLYENSLARGRFLLTPRVTWSGFGVAALAFVFYFSKL; this is translated from the coding sequence ATGTTTACCATGCAATCCTTGTCCTGGCCGGTATCCTTGCTGCTGGCCGCAGCGCAGACCTTGCTTCTGCTTTTGCTGGCCCCTCTGCTGTCCGGCATTTCGCGTAAAATCCGGGCCAGAATGCACTCGCGCCTTGGCCCTCTGGGTGCCGCTGGCGTGTTGCAGGACTACCGTGACCTGGCCAAACTCATGACCCGGCAGGAAGTGGCCCCTGCGCAGTCGGGCATCATTTTCCGCATCATGCCCTTTGTGCTCATTGCCAGCGCAGCGGCCATCGCCATGACGCTGCCGCTGATGGTGACCGGCTCCCAGATGGCGAGCGCGGCAGATCTGATAACCCTGCTGTACCTTTTTGCCCTCTACCGCTTTTTCTTTGCCCTTTCCGGGCTTGATTCCGGCAGTCCCTTTGCGGGCATGGGCGCAAGCCGCGAAATGCTGCTGGGTGTGCTGGTGGAGCCTGTGCTCATGCTGGCCCTGCTGGTGGCGGCCCTTATTGCGGGTTCGACCAACCTTGGCATCATCAGCGAGATATTCCGCCAGAACTGGGGCGGATCCATGCCCACGGCGGCGGCATTGGCCATGGTGGCCTGCGCCTTTGCCGTGTTTATTGAAATGGGCAAAATCCCCTTTGACTACCCCGAAGCGGAACAGGAACTTCAGGAAGGCCCGCTGACCGAGTATTCCGGCCCCGGACTTGCCATGGTCTGCCTTGGCGTGAAGTTCAAGCAGGCGGTTGTGGCCAGCGTGTTCATCAGCGTGTTTCTGCCCTTTGGCAATGTAACGCCCGAGAGTCTGAGCGCTGTATCCGTGCTGGTCGCCACAGTCATATTCGTTCTGAAGCTGCTGGTCATCTTTGTGCTGGCCTCGCTGTACGAAAACAGCCTTGCACGCGGGCGCTTTTTGCTTACCCCGCGCGTCACCTGGTCCGGTTTCGGCGTGGCGGCCCTGGCATTCGTCTTTTACTTCAGCAAGCTCTAG
- the hyfB gene encoding hydrogenase 4 subunit B — protein MRDPLEILLWAVLAYMAGGVLSLLLGRNERAAITINGLFGALGGALGLYAVLPFLLQRADALNHVYAGPFPFAHLAVRLDMLGAFMTGVISLLAVAASIYSIAYVREYEGKGASAMGFFMNTFIASMVALMVMDNAFYFIIFFEVMSLSSYFLVIADQESEAVSAGLLYFFIAHAGSVLIMASFFIMYCHTPNNSLDFAAFRQAQISPLMASIAFLLAFFGFGAKAGMLPLHGWLPRAHPAAPSHASAMMSGVMVKIGVFGIIKVGADLLGGVDMPVWWGVVVLTFGAVSSVLGVMYALAEHDIKRLLAYHTVENVGIILMGVGVGLMGLALKNPLLAALGFLGALYHLLNHAVFKGLLFLGAGAIIYKVHTKDMEKMGGLGKRMPRTALAFLVGCMAISALPPLNGFVSEWYTYQGLVSISQHSSAIARLFGPVAIVMLAITGALAAMCFVKVYGISFCGQARSAKAAEATEVPAAMTLSMLGLAALCVVLGVGAACVAPVISAVADSLAAGQQHFEAVRQGVLVPGVDAATGLSPTLVMLLLLGGMLLPVLLFMAGKADRLPMRRKNDPWACGYGYEERMALSAGSFTQGLRHVFAGLYRLRQALDPAPAMSRALDSVIRTARRVEPMWDDGILARIVRAVQKIGICVQRLQQGDFRVYCLYIIIALIALLLIKAA, from the coding sequence ATGCGTGATCCACTTGAAATCCTGCTCTGGGCTGTGCTGGCCTACATGGCGGGTGGCGTGCTTTCCCTGCTGCTGGGCCGCAACGAGCGGGCCGCCATCACCATCAACGGCCTCTTTGGTGCGCTTGGCGGCGCACTTGGGCTGTACGCCGTTTTGCCCTTTTTGCTGCAACGTGCAGATGCCCTCAACCATGTTTACGCAGGGCCGTTCCCCTTTGCGCATCTGGCCGTGCGGCTGGATATGCTGGGAGCCTTCATGACGGGCGTCATATCCCTGCTGGCGGTTGCCGCTTCCATCTATTCCATTGCCTATGTGCGGGAATATGAGGGCAAGGGCGCGTCTGCCATGGGATTTTTCATGAACACCTTCATCGCCTCCATGGTGGCGCTGATGGTCATGGACAACGCCTTTTACTTCATCATCTTTTTTGAAGTCATGTCGCTTTCTTCCTACTTTCTGGTCATTGCCGATCAGGAAAGCGAAGCCGTCAGCGCTGGCTTGCTCTACTTTTTCATCGCGCATGCCGGATCTGTGCTGATCATGGCATCGTTCTTTATCATGTACTGCCACACGCCCAACAACAGCCTTGATTTTGCGGCCTTCCGTCAGGCGCAGATTTCGCCTCTCATGGCATCAATCGCCTTTTTGCTGGCATTTTTCGGCTTTGGCGCAAAAGCGGGCATGCTGCCCCTGCACGGCTGGCTGCCCCGGGCGCACCCGGCTGCCCCCTCGCACGCTTCGGCCATGATGTCTGGCGTGATGGTCAAAATTGGCGTGTTCGGCATCATCAAGGTGGGCGCCGACCTGCTGGGCGGCGTGGATATGCCGGTCTGGTGGGGTGTTGTGGTGCTGACCTTCGGCGCTGTTTCGTCCGTGCTGGGCGTTATGTACGCCTTGGCGGAACACGACATCAAACGCCTGCTCGCCTACCACACGGTTGAAAACGTGGGCATCATCCTCATGGGCGTGGGCGTGGGCCTCATGGGTCTGGCCCTCAAAAACCCGCTGCTGGCCGCGCTGGGCTTTCTGGGCGCACTCTATCACCTGCTGAACCATGCCGTGTTCAAGGGCCTGCTGTTCCTCGGCGCTGGCGCCATCATCTACAAGGTGCACACCAAGGACATGGAAAAGATGGGCGGCCTTGGCAAACGCATGCCACGCACGGCCCTGGCCTTTCTGGTTGGCTGCATGGCCATTTCGGCCCTGCCGCCCCTCAATGGTTTTGTCAGTGAATGGTACACATATCAGGGCCTTGTGAGCATCAGCCAGCATTCATCCGCCATTGCCCGCCTTTTCGGCCCTGTGGCAATCGTGATGCTGGCCATCACCGGCGCATTGGCCGCCATGTGTTTTGTAAAGGTCTACGGCATCAGCTTTTGCGGGCAGGCGCGCAGCGCCAAGGCTGCGGAAGCCACGGAAGTTCCCGCTGCCATGACGCTTTCCATGCTTGGGCTGGCCGCGCTGTGCGTGGTGCTGGGCGTGGGCGCGGCCTGCGTGGCCCCGGTCATCAGCGCCGTGGCCGACTCTCTCGCCGCAGGTCAGCAGCACTTTGAGGCCGTGCGCCAGGGTGTGCTTGTTCCCGGTGTGGATGCCGCCACCGGGCTTTCGCCCACGCTGGTGATGCTCCTGCTGCTCGGCGGCATGCTTTTGCCCGTGCTCCTCTTTATGGCTGGCAAAGCCGACCGCCTGCCCATGCGCCGCAAAAACGATCCCTGGGCCTGCGGTTATGGTTACGAAGAACGCATGGCGCTCTCTGCCGGGAGCTTCACCCAAGGCCTGCGCCACGTATTTGCGGGGCTGTACCGCCTGCGTCAGGCGCTTGATCCGGCCCCGGCCATGTCGCGCGCGCTTGACTCGGTCATCCGCACTGCCCGGCGTGTGGAACCCATGTGGGACGACGGCATCCTTGCCCGTATCGTCCGCGCCGTACAAAAGATCGGCATATGTGTGCAGCGGCTGCAGCAGGGCGATTTCCGCGTCTACTGCCTGTATATCATCATCGCGCTTATCGCGCTGCTTCTCATCAAAGCCGCCTAG
- a CDS encoding 4Fe-4S dicluster domain-containing protein, whose protein sequence is MNHFIFADPVKCIGCYTCMAACSLAHEQQGLLSRPRLEVMRYGNGTAPVSCRHCEDMPCAKVCPVNAITATGHSVHINESNCIGCKLCGLACPFGAITPAADRPAGHPEVYEHYVPEEELADAPGSNYSMPPFLAWNVGRRTIAVKCDQCYFRSRPACVEACPTTALQLVDEKTLAELQNSKRVAALEQEKQGDDAAPAAITMSGVQHA, encoded by the coding sequence ATGAACCATTTCATTTTTGCGGACCCGGTCAAGTGCATCGGCTGCTACACCTGCATGGCGGCATGTTCGCTAGCGCATGAGCAGCAGGGGCTGCTCAGCAGGCCACGGCTTGAGGTCATGCGCTACGGCAACGGCACAGCGCCTGTGAGTTGCCGCCATTGCGAAGACATGCCCTGCGCCAAAGTCTGCCCGGTGAACGCCATCACGGCCACGGGGCATTCGGTGCACATCAACGAAAGCAACTGCATAGGTTGCAAACTGTGCGGCCTTGCCTGTCCTTTTGGGGCCATCACCCCCGCTGCCGACAGACCAGCCGGGCACCCGGAAGTATACGAGCATTACGTGCCGGAAGAAGAACTGGCCGACGCTCCGGGCAGCAATTACTCCATGCCTCCTTTTCTGGCCTGGAATGTTGGCCGCCGCACCATCGCCGTTAAGTGCGACCAATGTTACTTCCGCTCGCGCCCGGCCTGCGTGGAGGCCTGCCCCACCACAGCCTTGCAGCTTGTGGATGAAAAAACGCTGGCAGAACTGCAAAACAGCAAACGCGTTGCCGCGCTTGAGCAGGAAAAACAAGGCGATGATGCCGCCCCGGCGGCAATAACCATGTCGGGGGTGCAGCATGCGTGA
- the focA gene encoding formate transporter FocA — protein MADSSSFEALNPYQMCDKAAAVMEGKALKPARKAFLLAVMAGVFIGLGFVYCAIANATGAGKIVGGLVFSLGLMLVVVLGADLFTSTTMTLIPRASGKISWGQMFSNWGVVYAGNFLGSIFLVALILLSGHPWENGGSIALFYINTTEHKLTHTFIEAVFLGAMCNLMVCLGVWMSYAGRSLFDKMIACLFPVGLFIACGFEHSVANMFMIPIGILCSNMMPPEVAAKLADPAHIASVLNWQNFIFKNLIPVTLGNILGGGVFVGLFHWLIYLKHGHDDHQAASKPAPQKQSPTIG, from the coding sequence ATGGCTGACTCTTCCTCCTTCGAAGCGCTGAATCCGTATCAGATGTGCGACAAGGCGGCTGCTGTCATGGAGGGCAAGGCGCTCAAACCCGCGCGCAAGGCTTTTCTGCTTGCCGTTATGGCTGGTGTGTTTATCGGTCTGGGGTTTGTTTACTGCGCCATAGCCAATGCAACAGGTGCTGGCAAAATTGTTGGGGGGCTGGTGTTCAGCCTGGGCCTCATGCTGGTTGTTGTTCTGGGCGCGGATCTTTTTACCTCCACCACCATGACGCTCATCCCCCGCGCCAGCGGCAAGATCAGCTGGGGGCAGATGTTCTCCAACTGGGGCGTGGTTTACGCGGGTAATTTTTTGGGCAGTATCTTTCTTGTGGCGCTGATCCTGCTGAGCGGCCATCCGTGGGAAAACGGCGGCAGCATTGCACTCTTCTACATCAACACCACAGAGCACAAACTCACCCACACCTTCATTGAAGCGGTCTTTCTGGGGGCCATGTGCAACCTGATGGTCTGCCTGGGCGTGTGGATGAGCTACGCCGGGCGTTCGCTGTTCGACAAAATGATCGCCTGTCTGTTCCCTGTGGGCCTCTTCATCGCCTGCGGCTTTGAGCACAGCGTGGCGAACATGTTCATGATTCCCATCGGCATATTGTGCAGCAACATGATGCCCCCCGAAGTAGCCGCCAAACTGGCCGATCCCGCGCATATCGCCTCTGTGCTCAACTGGCAGAACTTCATCTTCAAGAATCTCATTCCTGTGACGCTTGGCAACATCCTTGGGGGCGGCGTTTTTGTGGGTCTGTTCCACTGGCTCATCTATCTGAAGCACGGTCATGATGACCATCAGGCTGCCAGCAAGCCTGCGCCGCAAAAGCAGTCTCCGACCATCGGCTAA
- the rplL gene encoding 50S ribosomal protein L7/L12 produces the protein MAVTKEEVVEFISNMTVLELSEFIKELEEKFGVSAAAPAAAMMMAAPAAAAEAAEEKTEFDVILKEAGANKIGVIKVVRALTSLGLKEAKEKVDGAPATLKEGVSKEEAEDAKKQLTEAGATVEVK, from the coding sequence ATGGCCGTTACCAAAGAAGAAGTTGTTGAATTTATCTCCAATATGACCGTTCTCGAACTTTCTGAGTTCATCAAGGAACTCGAAGAAAAGTTCGGCGTTTCCGCCGCTGCGCCTGCCGCCGCCATGATGATGGCTGCCCCCGCTGCCGCTGCTGAAGCCGCTGAAGAAAAGACCGAGTTCGACGTTATCCTGAAGGAAGCTGGCGCCAACAAGATCGGCGTCATCAAGGTTGTGCGCGCTCTGACCAGCCTGGGCCTCAAAGAAGCCAAGGAAAAGGTTGACGGCGCCCCTGCTACCCTGAAGGAAGGCGTGTCCAAGGAAGAAGCTGAAGACGCCAAGAAGCAGCTGACCGAAGCCGGCGCCACCGTCGAAGTGAAGTAA
- the rplJ gene encoding 50S ribosomal protein L10 gives MNRSGKAVIIEAVKARADKASFAVITDFKGMTVEELTNLRVSLRNAGGEYLVVKNTLARIALTDGTHNAIKDNFHDNCGVAFGFDDPVAVAKALSDFAKQSKLFELRCASLDGKAMDAAQIDALAKLPGREQLLGQLLGTMNAVPTNFVSLFANVVRGLLYALKGIEDQKSNAA, from the coding sequence GTGAACAGGTCTGGAAAAGCCGTAATTATTGAAGCCGTTAAGGCCCGCGCCGACAAGGCTTCTTTTGCGGTTATCACGGACTTCAAGGGCATGACGGTGGAAGAGCTGACGAACCTGCGCGTTTCTCTGCGTAATGCAGGCGGCGAATATCTCGTCGTTAAAAACACGCTTGCCCGTATTGCTCTGACCGACGGTACGCACAACGCTATCAAGGATAATTTCCATGATAACTGCGGCGTAGCCTTTGGGTTCGATGACCCCGTGGCGGTGGCCAAGGCGCTCAGCGATTTTGCCAAGCAAAGCAAGCTCTTTGAGCTTCGCTGCGCCAGCCTGGACGGCAAGGCTATGGATGCCGCCCAGATTGACGCACTGGCCAAGCTGCCCGGAAGGGAACAGCTCCTCGGTCAGTTGCTCGGCACCATGAACGCCGTGCCCACCAACTTTGTTTCGCTGTTCGCCAACGTGGTGCGTGGTCTGCTTTATGCCCTCAAGGGCATCGAAGATCAGAAATCCAACGCCGCATAG